The Halogeometricum borinquense DSM 11551 region TACAGCGGTGGCGTGGCTGCCCAGACCACTGACGGTGGACAGGTTGGCATTTGCGTTATCGGCGTTGACAGCCCGTGCAACGGTGACCAGTGGGATGGCAATGGATGGAGTGACGGAAACAACCTCCCGAGTCACGACGCACCGTCCAGTGATGTCGAAATACCCGGTGGCAATATCGGTTTCCTGCTGGGGTGACTCTCCATTCGGTTGAATTGCTGCCAATCGCACCCGAACGATCAGGAACCGCGCTCTAGACATCGTTGAGAAACGCTCTCAGTGTATCCCGGAACTGACCACGCGTATCGAGGAGCACGGACACGCACGACGCCCCGATGCGCGTCCTTCGACGCCGTCACCCGCCGTCGCCGCTGTAGAGGGATCCGGCGACTGCCCAGCGACGAACTCACGACAGGATATGGCAGATTACCATCATACTAGCGGCAACTGCCACGATCACGAGTCCGTGTTTGCGTGGTCGATGCCAGATCTCTCACCAGAACTCATCGACGCCTTGATCAGAAACGTAAACGAGACAATATCACTCGCGTGTGAGAACGACGTTGTCGAGTCGGCTCTGATCGAGTCCAGTGCGATACTCACCTCGGATACGGAACTGTGTGAGGTCCGAAAGCACCGCACGGAACTCATCTTCGGTGGCGAACGGGTCTTGTGAGTCGATATTGATCCAGTCGTCGTCCGCCGAAAGCGACACTTCGAACGACGTCCAGTCGGTTTCGGGCTTGGAGTTGTCGCCACGGAATTCGTAGACGAGTGTCATCCCCGAACCGCTGAGAACGATGTCTCCTCCTACCGGAAGGGCAGCATCGAACTGCTGGTCCGTCTCTTCTTGGCGCAGATCGAAAGCGAGCGTGCCCCCATAGAATGCGTCTCGGGGACCGAGGAATTTGAACGGGGCTTGATAGTACCAGGTAACCCCGCCCTTGTCCTCGCTATCACCAATATGTCCACTGGGATTTCCGTCCTCGGAGTAGTATTCGGGAGTGTTGGAGCTCCCATTTTGAGCGATTAGCCAGCCCTCCGCGTCGTCGTCGAAAGTACTCTCGATGCGTTCGGGAACGTCGCCGTCGGAGGCCGGTGTCGCCTTGATCGTCTTTGTGAACTGTTCGTCGCCGCTTTCGTCGTAGATGCCAATCGTAAGGGTGTCTCCCGACTCGTCAACGCTGACCGTCCCGAAGTTGAAGTATCCGCCTTTCGAAAAGAATGCTGTCGGATTGAGTGGCGAATAGAGTTCTTCCGGCGTACTCGGGTACGCACCAAGTGGGCCGGCGACAGCCTCGTAGAATTCAAACTCGCCGTCGTCATTGGGATCGAACCCACTGACCTGCGAGTAATGCACGTCGCCAGCGACGCTGACGACGTTGGCAATCTCCTCGGTATTGATATACGAGATCAGTTCCACCAGTTCTGCTTCGTATCCGGTCCGCTCTGTCGGTGTTGCCCACGTATCGGAGGGCTGGCCAAGGGGTGCTGGGGAGGCGATCACCTTCCATGTCGCGTCGGACGCCGACAGAGAGCTCTTCAACCATTCCAGTTGCTCACGACCGAGTAACGTTTTCTGTTTCAGTTCGAGATTGGGATCGCGGTACTGCCGCGTGTCCAGAACGAACAGTTCGAGATGGGCTCCCCAGCGGAACGAGCGGTACAATCGACTGGCTTCCGTCCCGGTCACCTGCTGGCTTTGGTCGATCGGCCAGTACTCTATGAAGGCCTGCCGACCGGACGGCATCAGCGGTTCGATAGAGCCCGCAAAGTTGTTCTGGACCTCGTGATCGTCCCAAATGCTGACGACCGAGGTTGCTGCAAGCAGGGAGCGAAGATACGTTTGCTCGGCGACTGACTCAGGCGGGACACGCATCTCCTTGTACTTTCCCCGGTAGATGTCGAGCGCATCCGCAAGTGATGTGTCCGAGGTAACCCGACCAGCCGGCGTCTTGGCGTCCGCATAGATGGTGTCACCGTGATAGAGGAAGAAGTCTGGTTGTCGCTCGGCAATCGTTTGGAGGCCCTCGAAGGGTGGGTCTACGGGAATGGGTCCATACCCCCACGTATCACCGCTCCAAGCGAACGTGACTGCCCCGTCGTCGGTTGCTTTGGGTGGGGTGACGAAGGTTCCCTCGACTGTCGAATCCGGCACAGAGGCCGTGTCGCCGTCGGACGTTACTGCTTCATTACTCTCGTCGCTCGTTCCGGCTGTCGCCCAGACGCGGTAATAGTACCGAGTCGCCGGCTGAAGTTCTGTTAGTCGAACGTGTCCGGTGTAATCTGTCGAGTCGGCAACCGTTGTGGTTTGTCGTTGGGTCGAGTCGAACTCGTCGTCAGTACTGTACTGCACTTGTAGTGTCGCCGTGTCGGCTGTTCGTGCCCACACGACAGCAGTCGTCGCGGTAACGTCACCCGACGCGACGCCGTGGGTGAGCGGGATGGTTTGCGTGTTGTTCGGCGTCTCTCCATTCGACTCATCGTCGTCTGACTGTTCGCTACTTGCTTCATTACCATCCGATTCAGCACTCACCGTGCCGGATAAGCCGGCGGCTGCAACTGTTGATGAGCCAACGGCTTGGAGAAAGGTACGGCGATTATGGTCCGATCCGTCTCTGTCGATGCTAGGGTCCTCAGCCATTGTGGCCTCGATACAGAAGGTCGCCGCAAGAGTTGTGTATTTTAATAATTTAACAATATGATTACATTTTCCGATACGTTACCGCCATTCCAGTTCACTGAGAAGCAGACACATTGGGAGTGATCCCAAAACGGGTCGTGTAGTCTCACGGCTACGTGTCTACATCTCCGCGGGGGTGCAACGACAGTTAGCGATGATAGTTGCAGACACAGTGGGATAACAATCAGAGCATCTGGTCACGATTGGATACACTAGTCCTCAACTCTGTTCTCAAGTAGTGGAATGGAGGGTTTTATGTCTGTAAAAACTGATTTCTAACTGTCAGAATGCCTCCCTCCCTCACACGGCGAGCGTTTATCGCCGCCAGCGTAGTCGCGCTCGCAGGATGCAACGACGGTGGCCAGCAGGCAGACGTACGTAGTCCATCAACCTCCGCAGAGGGCACACTCGTCGTCACTGAGAGTTCTCCCACGGCGGTCACGTCTGCGCCATCCGGATCGACGGAACAGACGCCGTCGAGTACGACACCATCTACACAGCCTGTTTTAGAGGTTGGTCGGGATGAGACGCAGACAGCCAGCGATGCAGCATGGTACGACGGAATCGAATGGCACGATGGCGGCCAGCTCATCATCGAATCAGGAGCGGGCCTCGGTCTTACGGAGATATAACTCATGGTAGATATTGAACTCAAGAACGAAGACGGGAAGATTGTCGGATACGATAGCAACGGAAATAAGATACCGATACGCTTTGGAGAGACAGAACACGACTCGGTCACTACAGAGGTATCTCACACGAAACAAGACCCCGTCGTCAACGTCAAAGCGTGGGGTGCCAAAGGAGATGGCTCGACGAACGACACACAGGCCATCCGAGATGCACTATCGTATCTCAAAGAAGAGGGTGGCGGTCGTCTATTTTTCCCAGCCGGAACGTACGTTGTCTGCGAAAACTCGGGTCCGGAGAAAACGTTCGACTTAACAGACAAACCGAATCTAGAGATCTGCGGTGTCGGATACGCATCGCATATTAAAGCAAAAGATGGAGTCGCTGAGGGAGTTGATGCTGGAGTTGTCATCTTCCATGGTGGAGAAAACGCTGATATCCATGATTTACGGGTTGACGGTCGGCGTTCGACACAGGGAAAACTCTCCGGCAGTTCTGACGGAGGTAATTTCGTCCAACTGGGCGCGAACAGTACCTTGCATAACGTCTGGTCAGTCAACTCAACGGGGGATGGCGTCGAAACAGTTGGCGACGGTGTGAGTGTCTCGGATTGTCTCTTCCGCAATAATGAGAAACGGGATATCCATATTCGGGGCTCAAACACTAGTGTGAACGACAATTTATGTGAAAATTGTCAGGAAGGCTTCGCTATCAAAGTCGGTACGGCGACTACCGAGAAGGGGAACATATCAACGGTTGAGATCACAGACAACGTCATCGATAATCCCGTCACTGGCGGAATTAGTATCGGACAGAAGAGCGCATGGGCGACAGACGCGACAATCGTATCGAACCGGATCGTTGATTCGGGGGGCCACGGAATCCGCTCTGAGACCGCGGCCAAAGGCCTCGAAATTGCAGGCAATACCGTTGTGAAGTCTGCGAAGGACGGGATTCATGTGACTGTTACTGAGCGTTCTGCGGCCGACTGTATCCGACCACAAGTTACGAATAACACTGTCAGGGATTCAGGTAACTCTGGGATTGCCGTGTCTAATCTGACACAAGAGCGCGTGAGTGCCGCAGTGGCTTCGCCGCGAATCAAAGATAATGACGTGTTCGGGGCGGGACAAGCGGCGTGCCGAGTCTCGAACACTGACGACCCGCGCATCGACAGCAATACATTCGAAGGATCACAAAAGCAGGGTCTCCACGTTACATCTTCGGTTACACTCTCTCGAGTCCGAATCCGAGATAATGATATTATAGACAACAACCAGGCAGACTCGTCGTTTGATGGCATCAGAACCTATGCCGACAACGCGAGCATCAGCGCGCTCGTTATCCGGGGTAACGAGATTGACTCGGTTGGGGAGCCACAACATCAGAGGGGTATTAGCATTTGGGATGGGGCTGGCAGTTACTCGTCAGTACATCTGCGTGATAACACGGTGATGAATCAAACTGAAGTTGCGTACGGAATCTCTGAAAGTGATTGGTACAGTGTTGTTCGGGGTAACTACCCGTCTGAAGTCGTCGATGTGCGGTCTCTAACGGAGTACGAAGGAAATAAGGCGTATCACGATGGGTCGGGCGAAATGCCGTCTGGGCCTGCGTTTTACGACGTTTATGAGAAGAAGTGGACGTCTCTCGTTGACGGAACGACCTCCATCTAACTTCCACGAGCGCTATTGTGGCGTGCGAACAGATAGCCGAAGATTAGCATGCCAACGAAGCCGCCGCCAAGACTGACTCCGAGAAAGAGTACGTCACCGAAACCGTTCCCAAGGACGGTCACGTACGTACAACTATCAGCCGACGATGCCGAAAAGACCGAACAATATCCCGTTCCTGGCAACAGCCACGAACTCCTTTCGTCTGTGGGGAATTGTTGGTCTCAGAAGTTTCCACACAGCTTGCGTTCACTAGTAGACTAGCTCCCTAACTTTCGACGGTCTGAGGGGATGTATAATCTGATGAAGGCGTCACAGACACACCAGTTTGAGAATAATGCAGTTCACACGGAACGCTCTACTGGTGTCGTATTCGACCCGCTCAGAAATCAACGACGGCGAGATATCCTATCGTATCCCACGAAAATCCTCACGTCTGTTGAGGGAACTGACCAACCAGTTCGTGACTGGGACGAGGCGGCTGGCGACGACCACGTCCGAATTATGGCGCCCGTTCGAACAGACGGCCGACAAATGAGGTGCTGGGCTTGCTCCCAAGACAGCGCACACCGACAAGGTGGGTGACGACCATCTCGTCAACAGTGAGATGGGGCGTGAGCCAAGATACAGACGCAACCGACGACGAATCCACAGGTCCTACCATTCCATGTCCAACGACTTTGATACAGTGACGAGCCGTTCCGAACTTCATGCCCACCCTTACCGCCGCCGACTGCTGATCTGCCTTGACCGCCATATAACCCTCTCGGTAGCCGATATTGCGGACGAATTGGCAGTTTGGGCTCGTGCCTGTCCACTTAGTGAAATACCTGCCGAGGACGTGAAGGACATCTATATGGAACTGTATCACACGCATCTCCCGAAACTAAAGCGTGCCAACGTCATCGTGTACGACCAGGAACGCGATCTCGTTTCGCTGCCAGGATACGGTGCTGATGCAGTAGCCGACCTCCGAATCGTTGATGAGCAGGATACAGACGGATCTGACGATACTGTCCGTTCCTGACGAAACTAGCCGGGATACCTGAGCGTCGTATTCCGAGTCCCGTCCCTGACGGCGTCCAATGATTGATTGAGTTTGCAGACATTGTTTCACTGATGTTCGACAACATACTCGTTCCGACTGATGGAAGCACGTGTGCCGAGATGGCAACCGAGTACGCCACGGACCTGGCATCTCGGTACGGGGCGACTGTTCACGTGCTGTGCGTTGCTCGGATGGTGGGAAGTAGCTATCGGTGTCGCAATGCTCTATAAGCCGTTTGTCCGGGTCGCTCTCTTCTTGCTCCTGCTCCGGATACCAGGAACGGTCTTGGCGTTCGTACTCCTTCCCGACGTGACCTTCATCGAGTTCCCACTGATCCCTACCCCAGAAGGACAGTACTTACTGAAGGATCTCGTGCTGTTTTTCGCTGCGATGGCAATCGGCGGATCCATCCGACACGAGTATTCGTGAGGGTATTCGTACTGATAGAACTACGACGTTCGTTTTGTGACCAAAACAACTTATTACTGATGTCGTCGCCTCCGGACACCCGGCGTGGTATATTTGTGCCCCGCCCACGGAGAGAACGTATGCCTCCCTCCCACGTACTCGTTCCGCTGGACGGATCGCCGCTGGCAGATGAGGCGCTGGCCCACGCTATCGACACGTTCGACTGCCCGGTGACAGTATTAAACGTCGTGACCCCCCTCGACAGTTCGATGAGTGAGGGAGGAATCGTCGGCAACGACGAGTCCCGACGCGAAGCCGCACACGAGCGCGCGAACGAACTCATCGAGACCGCGCGACGACGAGCCGCCGAGTCTGGCCGAAACCTCGATACGGCCGTTGAGATGGGTGAACCCGCCGAAACCATCCTCGAGTACGTCGATGACCACGATGTCGACCACATAATCATGGGCGGTCACGGCGGGTCGCAGAGTGAACTCGTCAGTCGCCTTCTCGGGACAGTCGCCACGACGGTCGTCAGCGAGGCGCCGGTGACAGTGACCGTCGTTCGGTGATGATTACACGCCGAGAAGTGATGCGAACACCCGGTAGATCCCAAATCCGATGGCGACTGATGTGACGAGTGTGAAGAGCCAGAACGCTAGTGTGACTCCGATTTTTCTCCGAGAGACACCTGCCGACCCCCCTGCGAGTCCGCCTCCAATAACCCCCGAGATGATGATATTATTGAACGAGATGGGGATGCCGAGTTCGATGGCGAGTTGTGCGATAATAAATCCCGGGACGAGCGCTGCGATAGAGCGACGAATACCGAGTTGGGCGTATTCTCGGGACGTTGCCTGGAGCAGCCGTGGGGCACCCATCCACGCGCCGCCAAGGATGCCGATTGATCCGAGCGCCGAGAGGACGATTCCCGGTAGCCCGAGTTCGGTCCCGTAGAGGTTTTCGAGAGGCCCTGTGGCTAACCCGACCTGACTCCCGCCGCTAGAGAAGGCAACGACGCTTCCGAGCACGACCAAGAACGTCTTGACTCCTTTATCGACGGAGGCGATAGTCCGACGACGGATATACTGGAAGCTACCGGCTCCGACCAGAACAGTCACAATAACAACTATGGGGTCAACACCGGCGATTGAGGGAGCCGGCATGACACCTGAAACGAATCCAGCGAGAGAGTTCTGCTTGGCTCCTCCCGGAGCGGGAATGACACTCAGTCGAACGTTCGCGACGATACTCCCGACGATGCCAGCCAGCAGTGGCACTCCCACCGTCTCGGGAATGTCGTCCCGTCGTAGCAACGTGGCGGTGAGATACGCCAACGATCCGGAGACCGGGGGAACCAGCATCCAGAATATCGCAATGCGACGGTAGGTGGCTAACGCCGGCGTGCCGCCGAGCGACAACCCTACCCCGACCATCGCACCTGTTGTCGCAAATGCCGCCGGAACCGGATAGCCGGTGTACACGCCGAAAGCCATGAACGCCGTCGCAGTCAGGAGTCCTGCGGTCGCTGCCAGCGAGGTTATAGCGACGCCGTCGATGAGTCCTGCGCCCACCGTCTCAGAGATGCTGCCACCCTGTGCGAGCGCACCCAGTGCAGCGAGGATGCCGATGAGAAACGCGGCTCGCATCGTCGAGATCGCGTTCGCGCCGATTGCCGGTGCGAACGGGGGCGAGTTACTGTTGGCCCCAAGCGCCCACGCCGTACCAAGACTAGTGATCGTCGCGAGCAGGACCAAGATCCAGAACACACTTCCGGTCATCGACGGAGCCGTCTTACGAGACTGTGAAACGTCCGCGCACGCTGTCGGTTGGATGTTCGCTTCCGAGGGCCGTTCCGACTCCCGATCGCAATTAGTTCGGTCCCGGAGATATAGACCATCGTTCACATAACACATTGTGCGGGGAAAAGTACTCGCACAGTTCGTAGTGGTCGTGTTTCGAGTAGCTGACTCTGCGTAAAGCCGAGCGTTTCGGGCCAGCGCCTTTATCTGGTAAGTACCTTCTGCGAGAACTCTCCGGGTCACCTATCTATTGGGTTGATGTCACTCGACAGCTAGCGTCGGCAACTCACTTCCCTTTGGCAACTTTCGGAGGTTCGTAGTTGCGAGTACATACTATTGACCGTAGAAAATCAAATCTGAGTGAAACTCGTCTCCAACTGTGGAGCGATAGCGTGGCGAATAGCGACCCCGGAGATTTACGTATGCACATAAGAATCAGTCGCTATGCCCGCCCATACGCGTCGCCAGGTCCTCACAGCAGTTGGATCTGCGAGTGTTTCCCTTGCCGGCTGTCTTTCACAGTCTTCTCCATCCGAAGGTCTTGGGGATGTCACGGGAGCGTGGCCGATGGTCGGTCGAAACGCCGGGCATACTCGACAGGTCGCTGCGGGGCCAACCGATCCCGAGACTGTTTGGACAACCGAACTAGAGCAGGTTCGAGCCACCCAAACGCCCGCACTCGTTGATGGCCGTTTATACGTCCCGAGCAACGCTGTCTCCGACACGGCGCGCCACCGGTACCGAATCCACGCACTGAGCGCGGCGACTGGCGCCGAGCGCTGGCAGGTCCCGCTTCGGTCGGAACCGAACGCACCGCCCGCCGTAAGTGGGAACCAGATTATCGTTACAGCACGGCGGTCGCTTGAACAGGGCCGCATCGTTTGCTTCCAGAAGCGGGACGGTGACGAGGAGTGGCTCGTTGATGTTAACGCGAGACTCACAGCTCCTCCGACAGTCAACAATGGTATCGTCTACATCCCGGACTGGCGCGGGCGTGTCCACGCGCTGTCGGTGTCCAACGGGTCCGTACTGTGGTCTCGTCTCGTAGACGCGAGTGAATCTGGGCGAACGTTCACAGAACCGGTCGCCGTCAATAATGAGACGCTCTATCTTGGCTCGCAATCGGGCACCACTGGTATAGTCGCTCTCGACGCCACAACCGGCGAAACACGGTGGACGAAACCAACGCCTGCTGTGACTGGCGGTCCAGTCGTACACACGAACGGCATCATTGTACAAAGTCACCACCTCGTCATCGCGTTCGACGCCGATGGCACGTGTCGGTGGTCGTTCAACGCTCCCGGAGACGCTGTCAGACCAATTGCAGTCGATGACCGGCACGTGTACGTGTCTACCCGGAATGCGCTCTACGCAATCGACTGGACGGGGGAGAAAGCCTGGGAGTATGAACCGTCGGGGACACAAGTCGGGATGCCGACAGTGGCCGGCGATACGGTACTCATTCGGGGGAGCAACCATCTGACAGCGCTCTCCAGTGTAACTGGTGAAAAACAGTGGACGACGCATCCGGCGGTCAGTGGACGTGCAGTTGTGACTCCTGAAGCGATTTTCATGTCCGCAGGTGGTGCTGTGATCGCACACGGTGCAACGTGAGATCTCCCACTTCCCCTCCGACAGTGGTCGAATAGGGTAGCAACAAACCGACACCTAACAAGCTATGTCAACGAACGACAGCACAAAGACATGCGCATACACAGCGACAAAAACGGAACCGGAGACCTGGCATGGGGAGAGTCGTTCCGAATGGAATCGGTCGGCTTCGACGTGGGACTGTCCGCATCCAGTCGCCAAACAGTCCCAACTGACTGCCGAGATGAACAGTGAACCGGAGTACTGCCTTTTCCATACCCACCCAGAAAAAATCAAGGACGGAGTTGAATCCAGGGCGTTCGTAACTACAATACAGCAAAGCGATGTTGAATCGGATGCCGTGGCACGACGAAAGAAGCAATTTATCGGTGCCACGTTTGGCTATCTCGAAATCGATGCAGCACTGAAAGAGCAAGACGAACACCGCCTGGGTGCCGATGATGACTACCCGATCGTATTTGATCACGCCGTTTTCAAAGGTGGGCTGTCAGCACAGGACGTCGTCTTTCAACAGCCGATTCGTGCTTGCTACACACAGTTTGACTGCATTGATCGTTCTGAAAGCCATATTCCAGATCTCGGCGTCAGAAATAAATATGCAGTTGATTTTAATGGGGCCGAATTTGCTGGTAGGTACCACAAGGCATATGTTGGCGGTGCGACGTATGAAGCAGTGAACTTTCGCCACGCAGAATTCACAAACGATGGAACTGTCCGATTTGGCGGTGCCGCAGTCACTGCCGACGGGCAAGTGCGATTTGACGGCGTCACGTTTCGGACGGATGGTGGCGTCTCCTTTGCAGCAACCCGCTTCCAAAACGGAGAGTATATCGTTACCTTTCGAGGTAGTAGCTTCACCGGCGACACCGTCTCATTTTCGAACTCCGAATTCCACGGCAGCGGAACGACGGAATTTACGGGCACTACTTTCAACACGCACGTACGGTTCACAGACGCTGAGTTCAATACGACCGGCGGTGTCTCGTTTATCAGTTGTCGATTTAGGGGAAACGCGGGCACCACACTGCGAGGCGCTTGATTTTATAACGACGGATCTGTTTCGTTTGATAACATTAGCTTTGTCGCGGACAACAAGACATGGTCTATATTCGGGATTGCGGTCTGTGAGGAGATACCCGAGAAAAACATTGATTTCCGAGAAATTGAGATCGACAGCGAGTGTGAGATCTCCTTTGCGGGAGCGAATTTTATCGCACCTAGATCTGGCTGGGGCTGGACCAAACGCACTACGGTTACCAGTGCAGATTTCGCAGGTGTGGACCTGTCTGGGGCTGACTGTTCCGATGCAAACCTCACTGGAGTGAACCTCCGGAAGACGGATGTCTCGAGTGCTGACCTGAGAGATGCCACCGTACTGCCAGCGGTTTGTGACGGAGCTAACTTTGCGAAGTCAGTGATGAATACGGGAACTCGGGTCGGCATCGAACACCAACGCGCACTCTTCGGTCGGGGGGTCCGTCAGTGGGGTCGAGATGCAGAAGATCACGACCGCACCGCACGCGGCGTCCATGCACTCCGAGAAGCGGCTGCCGAGAATGGCTTGCGAGGGAAGGCTCGCCGTCTCCGACTCCGAGAACGGAAAGAACGCCGCAGAGAGGCAGGCCGTAGTTGTGTGGAACGGCCATTTGGGATGGCAACACTTCGGAATTGGACTTCCTGGCTCGGATCTTGGCTGGCATCATTTGGAACCGGCTATGGAATCAGTGTCACACGCCCTGCCTTCCTCATGATTGGTCTCATTGCTGTGTTTGCCCTGGTCTATCGTACGGTTCTCCCAACAGCCTTGGAAACGTTCGGTGAGGCAGTCGCGTTCAGCGCGAAAACATTCATTTTGGCTGGACTCGATAGCGCGTTTTCCGCGATGCCGCCCCTCGTTCAGGTGATCTATCTGATTGAGTATCTGTGTGGGAAAATATTCACCGTGTTGATCGGATATATTCTCGCAACTCGAGACAATCCGTGATAGTAACCAGATTCTGCCTGTGAATCATACTTTTGATCCGATCAAAACGCTGGAAAATCGTGACTTGACAGTCCCTCTCTCGTGGTACTCTAGGTGAGTATACTGTGTTCTCTTCTGGCCAGTCGCTTATGCGTAAATACCGGTGAGGATATCATGCTCCCCACCCGAATGCATCACTGCAGCGAGAAATTGACTGTTTTCGTCTGCGTGTAATGGTCGATGGCCTTCTGGGAAGTTTCGCGTCCGATGCCCGACTTCTTGTAGCCGCCGAAGGGCTGTCCTGCCGGGAAGTCGTTGTAGGTGTTAACCCAGATATTTCCGGCTTCGATGTCTTTTGCGCATTGGTGTGCCTTTGTGAGATCCTGAGTCAGGATACCTGCCGCCAGCCCGTAATCGACGTCGTTCGCCAGTTCGATCATCTCATCGTAGTCGCTCCACGTGAACACCTCTTGTACCGGGCCAAAGATCTCCTCCTGAACAGCACGGTTGTTATGGTCGATTTCGTCGATGAGCGTGGGTGTGACGAAACAGCCGTCCGCCAGCGCTTCGTCGTCCGGCTGCGCGCCCCCTGTAAGGAATGATGCACCCGAATCGCGGGCTTCCTCAATGTAGCTCATCGTATTTTTGACCTGCTCTTCGGACACTTTCGGACCGATGTCTGTCGATTCGAGCAGCGGGTCGCCGACGACTAACTCCGCTGCGGCAGCAGCCAGTTCGTCGAGGAATTCCGTTTTGACATCCTCGTGGACGAACAACCGAGATCCCGCACAACAGCACTCACCGGTGTTGAAAAAGATCGCCGTAATCGTCGTCCGGACGGCCTGTTCAAGGTCCGCATCGGGGAAGACGACGAGTGGGCTCTTCCCGCCGAGTTCGAGTGTGATGTCGGTGATATTCTCTGCTGCGCTCTTCATTACCTCACTCCCGACTTCGGTTGACCCGGTGAAAGCAACCTTCCGGATGTCCTCGTGACTGGCGAGCGGCGCGCCCGCCTCTGTTCCGAATCCAGTCACGACGTTGACGAC contains the following coding sequences:
- a CDS encoding aldehyde dehydrogenase family protein — its product is MSSDNTQPTAERKSAIKQRHAQTAEDVLPEHRELYIGGEWVRSASGETFETRDPTTGETLATLQAGVEADIDNAVEAAWKGYNTVYSDYSTADRQALLQEIADRVEANKEAFAQLESLDNGKPITEARIDIELVVDHFRYFAGLARSHKGETIETDDSRSVQTYNEPYGVVGQIIPWNFPLLMAAWKLAPALAAGNAVVLKPAEETPLSVLKLMEEAGDVIPDGVVNVVTGFGTEAGAPLASHEDIRKVAFTGSTEVGSEVMKSAAENITDITLELGGKSPLVVFPDADLEQAVRTTITAIFFNTGECCCAGSRLFVHEDVKTEFLDELAAAAAELVVGDPLLESTDIGPKVSEEQVKNTMSYIEEARDSGASFLTGGAQPDDEALADGCFVTPTLIDEIDHNNRAVQEEIFGPVQEVFTWSDYDEMIELANDVDYGLAAGILTQDLTKAHQCAKDIEAGNIWVNTYNDFPAGQPFGGYKKSGIGRETSQKAIDHYTQTKTVNFSLQ